A single region of the Streptomyces sp. NBC_00236 genome encodes:
- a CDS encoding glycosyl hydrolase family 28-related protein, which yields MAPQATQRNFSRRGLLGSAVAVAVAAATGTLGGGTAFAASGGTGAPVGGRPPLSPLWREFTAAPFTHPQIPFIGRAGYRGGSALPRPRTGHGFTANVLHYGARPDNSADAAPAINRAIAAAGEHGGGTVIVPEGTYRIDDIIRIGHSNVVVRGAGSGRTTLNATKNLTELIGAYGSRYGGDKSSWSWAGGLIWLCPEARWTSLTDAIKAKAWPFEGWTGNKRDEWQTLTTVAPARLGDRTITVDDTRKLKRGALVLLRLADDSAHTLLEHMAGDGAGPEAYYWDDKTKLTSYVPYEWPVRITAVHGRRVTLERPLPLDVRPEWDPRLTTLATPLTGSGVEGLTLEAVETPQSPHLLDKGYNGVAFQCAYDCWADDITVRHVDNGFGLIGASACTLRRTKVAGRGSHHPYYCREGSHDNLIEDFTIEQRTVPAPSGTQLHGINVEGLSSYNVWSRGVMEMGTFDSHRGMPFANVRTDITVNNNGRHGGDASAGPLFGARFTHWNIRVTNGRAGLMRIDGLAPYSATVGVSEVTEFDQIDVPDFTGDLHTRLEAYGTPETVRPANLHDAQRALGR from the coding sequence ATGGCGCCCCAGGCGACGCAGAGGAACTTCAGCAGGCGTGGACTGCTCGGCAGCGCGGTGGCCGTTGCCGTGGCCGCGGCAACGGGAACGCTCGGAGGCGGAACGGCCTTCGCCGCGAGCGGCGGCACCGGCGCCCCGGTCGGCGGGCGGCCACCGCTGTCCCCGCTCTGGCGGGAGTTCACCGCAGCACCCTTCACCCACCCGCAGATCCCGTTCATCGGCCGGGCCGGCTACCGCGGCGGCTCCGCGCTGCCCCGCCCCCGTACCGGCCACGGCTTCACCGCCAACGTCCTGCACTACGGCGCCCGGCCGGACAACTCCGCCGATGCCGCCCCCGCGATCAACCGCGCCATCGCCGCTGCCGGAGAGCACGGCGGCGGCACGGTGATCGTCCCCGAGGGCACGTACCGCATCGACGACATCATCCGTATCGGCCACAGCAACGTCGTGGTGCGCGGCGCGGGCAGCGGTCGCACCACACTCAACGCCACGAAGAACCTCACCGAGCTCATCGGCGCGTACGGCAGCCGATACGGCGGCGACAAGTCCAGCTGGTCCTGGGCCGGCGGGCTCATCTGGCTCTGCCCCGAGGCCCGTTGGACCTCGCTCACCGACGCCATCAAGGCGAAGGCCTGGCCCTTCGAGGGCTGGACCGGCAACAAGCGGGACGAGTGGCAGACCCTGACCACCGTCGCCCCCGCCCGCCTGGGCGATCGCACGATCACCGTCGACGACACCCGGAAGCTGAAGCGCGGCGCACTCGTCCTGCTCCGGCTCGCCGACGACTCCGCCCACACCCTCCTGGAGCACATGGCGGGCGACGGAGCCGGACCGGAGGCGTACTACTGGGACGACAAGACCAAGCTGACCTCGTACGTCCCCTACGAATGGCCCGTCCGCATCACCGCCGTCCACGGCCGCCGGGTCACCCTGGAGCGGCCCCTCCCGCTCGACGTCCGCCCCGAGTGGGACCCGCGCCTCACCACCCTCGCGACCCCGCTCACCGGCTCCGGCGTCGAAGGCCTCACCCTCGAAGCGGTCGAGACCCCGCAGTCGCCGCACCTGCTCGACAAGGGCTACAACGGCGTCGCGTTCCAGTGCGCGTACGACTGCTGGGCCGACGACATCACCGTCCGCCACGTCGACAACGGCTTCGGCCTCATCGGCGCCTCCGCCTGCACCCTGCGCCGCACGAAGGTCGCGGGGCGCGGCTCGCACCACCCGTACTACTGCCGCGAAGGCAGCCACGACAACCTGATCGAGGACTTCACCATCGAGCAGCGCACCGTCCCGGCGCCCTCCGGGACCCAGCTGCACGGCATCAACGTCGAGGGCCTGTCCAGCTACAACGTCTGGTCGCGCGGCGTGATGGAGATGGGCACCTTCGACTCGCACCGGGGCATGCCGTTCGCCAACGTCCGCACCGACATCACCGTGAACAACAACGGGCGCCACGGCGGCGACGCGAGCGCCGGACCGCTCTTCGGCGCCCGCTTCACGCACTGGAACATCCGCGTCACCAACGGCCGGGCCGGCCTGATGCGGATCGACGGCCTCGCCCCGTACAGCGCGACCGTCGGGGTGAGCGAGGTGACGGAGTTCGACCAGATCGACGTCCCCGACTTCACCGGCGACCTGCACACCCGCCTGGAGGCGTACGGAACCCCGGAGACCGTCCGGCCGGCCAACCTCCATGACGCCCAACGAGCGCTGGGTCGCTGA
- a CDS encoding phosphotransferase family protein, with the protein MSVDSALSTVLGSVGVPPELVASCDPLTGGTYNAVTRVGLTDGRRWVVKTPPPGGNHLAYERDLLVNEVTFYTAAAGLTEEAAVPGIVRSGLDPAAPGGAYVIMTERPGQPWHEVGGALADAEARLLRVELGRIVGRLHTVPGPGGFGYPSAALGPLTPTWRGAFTAMTGAVLADAERYGARLPRTPSVIRRRLDDASSVLDDVARPALVHFDLWQGNILVAGEPGARRIGGIIDGERMFWGDPAADFVSLALLGDIEEDEDFLTGYGESAPGGPVEFDGSLRARIALYRAYLYLIMLVETVPRKTSGEQLEWTWNEVAPRLEAALDDVGPALRA; encoded by the coding sequence ATGTCTGTCGATTCCGCACTGTCCACCGTGCTGGGTTCCGTGGGCGTGCCGCCGGAACTGGTCGCCTCGTGCGATCCGCTGACCGGAGGTACGTACAACGCGGTCACCCGTGTCGGTCTCACCGACGGCCGGCGGTGGGTGGTGAAGACGCCTCCGCCGGGCGGGAATCATCTCGCCTACGAGCGCGATCTGCTGGTCAACGAGGTGACGTTCTACACCGCGGCGGCCGGCCTGACCGAGGAGGCCGCCGTGCCCGGCATCGTGCGCAGCGGCCTCGACCCGGCCGCGCCCGGGGGCGCGTACGTGATCATGACGGAGCGTCCGGGGCAGCCCTGGCACGAGGTCGGCGGCGCTCTGGCCGACGCCGAGGCGCGGCTGCTGCGCGTGGAGCTCGGGCGGATCGTCGGCCGGCTGCACACCGTGCCGGGGCCGGGCGGTTTCGGCTACCCGTCCGCGGCACTGGGCCCGTTGACCCCCACCTGGCGCGGTGCCTTCACGGCGATGACCGGCGCCGTGCTGGCGGACGCGGAGAGGTACGGGGCGCGGCTGCCGCGTACGCCTTCGGTCATCCGCCGCCGGCTCGACGACGCTTCGTCCGTCCTGGACGACGTGGCCCGGCCGGCCCTGGTCCACTTCGACCTGTGGCAGGGCAACATCCTGGTCGCCGGGGAGCCGGGTGCGCGGCGGATCGGCGGGATCATCGACGGGGAGCGGATGTTCTGGGGCGACCCGGCCGCCGACTTCGTGTCGCTCGCCCTGCTCGGGGACATCGAGGAGGACGAGGACTTCCTGACGGGGTACGGGGAGTCGGCGCCGGGCGGGCCGGTGGAGTTCGACGGTTCCCTGCGGGCGCGGATCGCGCTGTACCGCGCGTACCTCTACCTGATCATGCTGGTGGAGACCGTGCCCCGGAAGACGTCCGGGGAGCAGCTGGAGTGGACGTGGAACGAGGTCGCGCCGCGGCTCGAAGCGGCGCTCGACGACGTGGGGCCGGCGCTGCGGGCCTGA
- a CDS encoding phosphoglyceromutase encodes MADAPYKLILLRHGESEWNAKNLFTGWVDVNLTEKGEKEAVRGGELLKDAGLLPDVLHTSLQKRAIRTAQLALESADRHWIPVHRSWRLNERHYGALQGKDKAQTLAEFGEEQFMLWRRSYDTPPPALEDGTEFSQSDDARYATIPPELRPRTECLKDVVVRMLPYWYDGIVPDLLDGKTVLVAAHGNSLRALVKHLDGVSDEAIAGLNIPTGIPLAYELDENFRPLKPGGTYLDPDAAKAAIEAVKNQGKK; translated from the coding sequence ATGGCCGACGCACCGTACAAGCTGATCCTCCTCCGCCACGGCGAGAGCGAATGGAACGCGAAGAACCTGTTCACCGGATGGGTGGACGTCAACCTCACCGAGAAGGGCGAGAAGGAGGCGGTCCGCGGCGGTGAGCTGCTCAAGGACGCCGGCCTGCTCCCCGATGTACTGCACACCTCGCTCCAGAAGCGCGCCATCCGCACCGCCCAGCTCGCGCTGGAGTCCGCGGACCGCCACTGGATCCCCGTCCACCGCTCCTGGCGCCTGAACGAGCGCCACTACGGCGCCCTCCAGGGCAAGGACAAGGCGCAGACCCTCGCCGAGTTCGGCGAGGAGCAGTTCATGCTCTGGCGCCGCTCGTACGACACCCCGCCGCCCGCCCTCGAGGACGGCACCGAGTTCTCCCAGAGCGACGACGCGCGCTACGCGACGATCCCGCCGGAGCTGCGCCCGCGCACGGAGTGCCTCAAGGACGTCGTCGTCCGCATGCTGCCGTACTGGTACGACGGCATCGTCCCGGACCTGCTCGACGGCAAGACCGTCCTGGTCGCCGCGCACGGCAACAGCCTCCGCGCCCTGGTCAAGCACCTCGACGGCGTCTCGGACGAGGCCATCGCGGGCCTGAACATCCCGACGGGCATCCCGCTCGCGTACGAACTGGACGAGAACTTCCGCCCGTTGAAGCCGGGCGGGACGTACCTGGACCCGGACGCGGCGAAGGCCGCCATCGAGGCCGTGAAGAACCAGGGCAAGAAGTAA
- a CDS encoding MDR family MFS transporter: MSVAGLRRATRESVSGLPREFWWLWTSTLVNRLGAFVATFMALYLTLDRGYSASYAGLVAALHGLGGVVSSLVAGVMTDRFGRRPTMLAAQLSTAVSVAVLGFMVHPVAIAAVAFCVGMASSASRPAVQAMIADIVPAKDRVRAFSLNYWAINLGFAVSSAGAGFVAEYSYLAGFVGEAVMTLCCAVVVFMKVPESRPQKAMSKVADAAPTDGVRLGTVLRDGRFMGVVGLSFVIALIFQQGYVGLPVAMGADGFSSSDFGAAVAVNGVLIVVLQIPVTRFIQSRDPRRLLIVSSLLAGYGFGLTAFAGSVAVYALTICVWTVAEIVNAPVQNGLVVQLSPAHGRGRYQGMYALSWSAAALVAPLMSGVVIDHFGAGWLWGTCAVLGTAAAFGYWLLMRNLPQDGAVPVPVPAPVVVSGPGGAVGAGAVQGAGAEPAVERTV; the protein is encoded by the coding sequence ATGTCTGTCGCCGGTCTCAGACGGGCCACCCGTGAATCCGTCTCCGGTCTCCCCAGGGAGTTCTGGTGGCTGTGGACCAGCACCCTGGTCAACCGCCTCGGGGCGTTCGTCGCCACCTTCATGGCCCTGTACCTGACCCTGGACCGGGGTTACTCCGCCTCGTACGCCGGTCTGGTCGCCGCCCTGCACGGGCTCGGCGGGGTCGTCTCCTCACTCGTGGCCGGCGTGATGACGGACCGTTTCGGGCGGCGGCCCACGATGCTCGCCGCGCAGCTGTCGACCGCCGTATCGGTCGCCGTGCTCGGCTTCATGGTCCATCCGGTGGCGATCGCCGCCGTCGCCTTCTGTGTCGGCATGGCCAGCAGCGCCTCGCGCCCCGCGGTCCAGGCGATGATCGCCGACATCGTCCCGGCGAAGGACCGGGTGCGGGCCTTCTCGCTCAACTACTGGGCGATCAACCTGGGGTTCGCGGTCTCGTCCGCCGGGGCCGGGTTCGTCGCCGAGTACAGCTATCTCGCCGGTTTCGTCGGCGAGGCGGTGATGACGCTGTGCTGCGCGGTCGTCGTCTTCATGAAGGTGCCGGAATCCCGGCCGCAGAAGGCCATGTCCAAGGTCGCGGACGCCGCCCCCACCGACGGCGTCCGGCTCGGCACGGTGCTGCGGGACGGACGGTTCATGGGCGTCGTCGGGCTGTCGTTCGTGATCGCGCTGATCTTCCAGCAGGGGTACGTGGGGCTGCCGGTGGCCATGGGGGCCGACGGGTTCAGCAGCTCCGACTTCGGCGCGGCGGTCGCCGTCAACGGCGTGCTCATCGTGGTGCTCCAGATCCCGGTCACCCGGTTCATCCAGAGCCGCGACCCGCGCCGGCTGCTCATCGTGTCGTCGCTGCTCGCCGGGTACGGGTTCGGACTGACGGCCTTCGCCGGTTCGGTGGCGGTCTACGCGCTGACCATCTGCGTCTGGACGGTCGCCGAGATCGTCAACGCGCCCGTGCAGAACGGTCTGGTCGTCCAGCTCTCACCTGCTCACGGCCGGGGCCGCTACCAGGGCATGTACGCCCTGTCCTGGTCGGCCGCGGCGCTCGTGGCACCGCTGATGTCCGGTGTGGTGATCGACCACTTCGGGGCCGGGTGGCTGTGGGGGACGTGCGCGGTGCTGGGCACCGCGGCGGCGTTCGGCTACTGGCTGCTGATGCGGAACCTGCCGCAGGACGGCGCGGTGCCGGTGCCGGTGCCGGCACCCGTGGTCGTGAGCGGACCTGGCGGGGCCGTCGGGGCAGGCGCGGTCCAGGGCGCAGGTGCCGAGCCCGCCGTGGAGCGGACGGTCTGA
- the phoU gene encoding phosphate signaling complex protein PhoU has protein sequence MRDAYHEELDSIGEGLVEMARLVGSAIGRATTSMLDADLKLAETVIAADQKVDDLQHDLEARAIALLARQQPVATDLRIVVTSLRMSADLERSGDLAQHVAKLARLRFPQKAVPDDLHATILEMGQLAQRLMAKAAEVIITKDVDLALQLEQDDDEMDLLHRTLFQHLMDDRWKHGIETAVDVTLLGRYYERFADHAVSVAKRVVYLVTGEHADEIQQPTPVEGA, from the coding sequence ATGCGTGACGCGTACCACGAGGAACTCGACTCGATCGGCGAGGGGCTGGTCGAGATGGCCCGGCTCGTCGGATCGGCGATCGGCCGGGCGACGACGTCCATGCTCGACGCCGACCTCAAGCTCGCGGAGACCGTGATCGCCGCGGACCAGAAGGTCGACGACCTCCAGCACGATCTGGAGGCGCGGGCCATCGCGCTGCTGGCCCGCCAGCAGCCGGTGGCGACCGATCTGCGGATCGTGGTGACCTCCCTGCGGATGAGCGCCGACCTGGAGCGCTCGGGCGACCTCGCCCAGCACGTCGCCAAGCTGGCCCGGCTGCGCTTCCCGCAGAAGGCGGTCCCGGACGACCTGCACGCCACCATCCTGGAGATGGGCCAGCTCGCGCAGCGCCTGATGGCCAAGGCTGCCGAGGTGATCATCACCAAGGACGTCGACCTGGCGCTCCAGCTGGAGCAGGACGACGACGAGATGGACCTGCTGCACCGCACGCTGTTCCAGCACCTGATGGACGACCGCTGGAAGCACGGCATCGAGACGGCCGTCGACGTGACGCTGCTCGGCCGCTACTACGAGCGGTTCGCCGACCACGCGGTGTCGGTGGCCAAGCGCGTCGTCTACCTGGTGACGGGCGAGCACGCGGACGAGATCCAGCAGCCGACGCCGGTCGAGGGCGCGTAG
- a CDS encoding sensor histidine kinase, which translates to MDVNAAVAAAAAIAGVCTGVIAMLAFRWSERDQKKPTRTSLRPDSGAPLPPGVDTVLSVLSSSAVVLDESDSVVKASSAAYALGLVRGGRLAVEPMLNMARDTRRDGEIRQVELDLPRRGTGRGEALAVSARVAPLGSRLVLLLVEDLTEARRIEAVRRDFVANVSHELKTPTGALSLLSEAVMDASDDPEAVERFAGRMQIEATRLTNLVQELIDLSRVQNDDPLEDAEPVRVDELVAEAIDRCRQQAGSKQITMASGGTAELRIWGNRGQLAAALGNLVENAVNYSPARTRVGIAVRRVVVPGGDEIEIAVTDQGFGISEKDRERVFERFYRVDPARSRATGGTGLGLAIVKHVAASHGGEVTVWSSEGQGSTFTLRLPEAGSVRARDRTSGGPLIVNGDEASHPGAAPDTFDSFPAPEALP; encoded by the coding sequence ATGGACGTGAACGCGGCGGTCGCCGCAGCTGCAGCGATCGCCGGGGTGTGTACCGGCGTGATCGCGATGCTGGCGTTCCGCTGGAGCGAGCGCGACCAGAAGAAGCCCACGCGTACGTCCCTGCGGCCCGACAGCGGTGCCCCCCTGCCCCCCGGCGTCGACACGGTCCTGTCCGTGCTCAGTTCCTCCGCGGTCGTGCTCGACGAGAGCGACAGCGTCGTCAAGGCCAGCTCCGCCGCGTACGCGCTGGGACTGGTCAGGGGAGGGCGTCTGGCCGTCGAGCCGATGCTGAACATGGCCAGGGACACCCGCCGTGACGGGGAGATACGACAGGTCGAGCTGGACCTTCCCCGGCGCGGTACCGGCCGGGGCGAGGCCCTCGCGGTCTCCGCCCGGGTCGCCCCGCTGGGCTCCCGGCTGGTGCTGCTGCTGGTCGAGGACCTCACCGAGGCCCGCCGCATCGAAGCGGTCCGGCGCGACTTCGTCGCCAACGTCAGCCATGAGCTCAAGACCCCGACCGGCGCGCTGTCCCTGCTCTCGGAGGCCGTCATGGACGCCTCCGACGATCCGGAGGCGGTGGAGCGGTTCGCCGGCCGGATGCAGATAGAGGCGACCCGGCTCACCAACCTCGTACAGGAGCTCATCGACCTCTCCCGGGTGCAGAACGACGACCCGCTGGAGGACGCCGAGCCGGTCCGGGTCGACGAGCTGGTCGCGGAGGCCATCGACCGCTGCCGGCAGCAGGCCGGCTCCAAGCAGATCACCATGGCCTCGGGCGGCACCGCCGAGCTCCGCATATGGGGCAATCGCGGCCAGCTCGCCGCCGCGCTCGGCAACCTCGTCGAGAACGCCGTCAACTACAGCCCCGCCCGCACCCGCGTCGGCATCGCCGTCCGCCGGGTGGTCGTACCCGGCGGGGACGAGATCGAGATCGCCGTGACCGACCAGGGCTTCGGCATCTCGGAGAAGGACCGGGAACGGGTCTTCGAACGCTTCTACCGCGTCGACCCGGCCCGCTCTCGCGCCACCGGTGGCACGGGCCTCGGCCTCGCCATCGTCAAGCACGTGGCCGCCTCGCACGGCGGGGAGGTCACCGTCTGGAGCTCGGAGGGTCAGGGCTCCACCTTCACCCTGCGGCTGCCCGAAGCGGGCTCCGTACGGGCCCGGGACCGCACATCCGGCGGTCCCCTCATCGTCAACGGCGACGAGGCGTCCCACCCGGGCGCCGCACCCGACACTTTTGATTCGTTCCCTGCCCCGGAGGCTCTTCCGTGA
- a CDS encoding response regulator transcription factor, producing the protein MTRVLVVEDEESFSDVLSYMLRKEGFEVAIAATGPDGLDEFERNGADLVLLDLMLPGLPGTEVCRQLRSKSNVPVIMVTAKDSEIDKVVGLEIGADDYVTKPFSSRELVARIRAVLRRRGEPEEVTPAALEAGPVRMDVDRHVVTVSGGKVDLPLKEFDLLEMLLRNAGRVLTRMQLIDRVWGADYVGDTKTLDVHVKRLRAKIEPDPGAPRFLVTVRGLGYKFEP; encoded by the coding sequence GTGACCCGAGTGCTTGTCGTCGAGGATGAGGAATCCTTCAGCGACGTCCTGTCCTACATGCTCCGCAAGGAAGGCTTCGAGGTCGCCATCGCGGCCACCGGCCCCGACGGCCTGGACGAGTTCGAGCGCAACGGCGCCGACCTCGTGCTCCTCGACCTGATGCTGCCGGGCCTGCCCGGCACGGAGGTCTGCCGGCAGCTGCGCAGCAAGTCCAACGTTCCCGTGATCATGGTCACCGCCAAGGACAGTGAGATCGACAAGGTCGTCGGTCTGGAAATAGGGGCCGACGACTATGTGACCAAGCCCTTCTCCTCGCGCGAGCTCGTCGCCCGCATCCGCGCGGTGCTGCGCCGCCGCGGGGAGCCGGAGGAGGTCACTCCGGCCGCGCTGGAGGCCGGACCCGTGCGGATGGACGTGGACCGGCACGTCGTCACGGTCTCCGGCGGCAAGGTCGACCTGCCGCTGAAGGAGTTCGACCTGCTGGAGATGCTGCTGCGCAACGCCGGCCGGGTGCTGACCCGGATGCAGCTGATCGACCGGGTCTGGGGCGCGGACTACGTGGGTGACACCAAGACCCTCGACGTCCACGTGAAGCGGCTGCGCGCCAAGATCGAGCCGGACCCGGGCGCCCCGCGGTTCCTCGTGACGGTGCGGGGTCTCGGGTACAAGTTCGAGCCGTAG
- a CDS encoding DUF461 domain-containing protein, with amino-acid sequence MSRSLRHGALAATAIVFSIAALSACGAGKNAQTLEVRPDNAATSSGDIKIQNANVVTQPEHGAEGPAAVTATLFNNGTEAETLDAITLTGGSGSVELHAAKGSGPVVVPAGGRVILGGKGNASAVIENGHEATQNGNVQPLVFKFSRTGDIQLGASVVPATGYFKGFGPSALPETPKKPENSPEATPSGSASETPGASGSPSAPASEGDTTTPSDAASDSQQPG; translated from the coding sequence GTGAGCCGCAGCCTTCGACACGGCGCCCTCGCCGCCACTGCCATCGTGTTCTCGATCGCCGCGCTCTCCGCATGCGGAGCCGGCAAGAACGCGCAGACGCTCGAAGTCAGGCCTGACAACGCCGCCACGTCGTCCGGCGACATCAAGATCCAGAACGCCAACGTGGTCACCCAGCCGGAGCACGGCGCCGAAGGCCCCGCCGCGGTCACCGCGACGCTGTTCAACAACGGCACCGAGGCGGAGACGCTCGACGCCATCACCCTGACGGGCGGCAGCGGCTCCGTGGAGCTGCACGCCGCCAAGGGTTCGGGGCCGGTCGTCGTACCGGCCGGCGGCCGGGTGATCCTCGGCGGCAAGGGCAACGCCTCCGCGGTGATCGAGAACGGCCACGAGGCCACGCAGAACGGCAACGTGCAGCCGCTGGTCTTCAAGTTCAGCCGGACCGGCGACATCCAGCTCGGCGCCTCCGTCGTGCCCGCCACCGGGTACTTCAAGGGCTTCGGCCCCAGCGCGCTGCCGGAGACCCCGAAGAAGCCGGAGAACTCGCCCGAGGCGACGCCGTCCGGTTCCGCGTCCGAGACCCCGGGCGCCTCGGGCAGCCCCTCGGCCCCGGCCTCGGAGGGCGACACCACCACCCCGAGCGACGCGGCGTCCGACTCCCAGCAGCCGGGCTGA
- a CDS encoding CarD family transcriptional regulator → MTFKVGDTVVYPHHGAALIEAIETRQIKGVDKTYLVLKVAQGDLTVRVPADNAEFVGVRDVVGQEGLDRVFEVLRAPYAEEPTNWSRRYKANLEKLASGDVIKVAEVVRDLWRRERERGLSAGEKRMLAKARQILVSELALAENTNEDKAEALLDEVLAS, encoded by the coding sequence ATGACGTTCAAGGTTGGCGACACCGTGGTCTATCCCCATCACGGGGCCGCGCTGATCGAGGCTATCGAAACTCGCCAGATCAAAGGCGTGGACAAGACCTACTTGGTGCTCAAGGTCGCCCAGGGCGACTTGACGGTGCGTGTACCGGCGGACAATGCGGAGTTCGTAGGTGTGCGCGACGTGGTCGGGCAGGAAGGGCTGGACCGGGTCTTCGAGGTGCTGCGCGCGCCGTATGCCGAGGAGCCGACGAACTGGTCCCGACGCTACAAGGCAAATCTCGAGAAGCTCGCATCCGGTGATGTCATCAAGGTCGCGGAAGTGGTTCGTGACCTGTGGCGTCGTGAGCGCGAGCGCGGTCTCTCCGCAGGTGAGAAGCGCATGCTCGCCAAGGCTCGCCAGATCCTGGTGAGTGAGCTCGCTCTCGCGGAGAACACGAACGAGGACAAGGCCGAGGCTCTTCTCGACGAGGTCCTCGCGTCCTGA